In Drosophila simulans strain w501 chromosome 3R, Prin_Dsim_3.1, whole genome shotgun sequence, a single window of DNA contains:
- the LOC6727162 gene encoding HEAT repeat-containing protein 5B isoform X2, whose translation MENLNFARTPQFLRKVISEARRSFINSDHFSASSARGRSETEEDAISEMELAHTLTLNEDALKQLPEHKRPVFELEWLRYLEKALPLVSKAEIKASQKKLVQQLSERIQGAPGPPIRKLIASALATLFSVGDTFMLFDTVNACNDILKNKDDSPSYLPTKLAAICVLGSMYEKLGRMMGRTYEDTVQILIRTLRNAESQARIEIMHTLEKVSAGMGTAIANVHKDIYKAAKHCLLDRVMAVRVAAARCILKMIYSAPFLYQTELESLGTLCFRAFDGSNYEVRCAVAQLLGTLLAYTQQLAEAATSKKKQGQAVAIQAAKGATQRLVSLDEALGILMSGFLRGGASFLKGTGEIIKGSSGVNREVRVGVTHAYVVFVQFMGSVWLERQLSTFLAHVLDLVANPKAACSHVDAVYSRKCISFILRSTIGKMLGEKAQSAACKELVHLVAKQMNSIDFNPENAKDSNQETLFSQHLLVCALQELSSLLIGLGTTAQNLLGDQSLQAIDATCAVLVHPCAAARLAAAWCLRCACVAVPGQITPLIDRFVEAIEQMRSSPEAMAGYSCALAAILGSVRYSPLGIPHTKGKVVFNCAEELLRSASQNSRMSLHRTQAGWLLIGAIMTLGSPVVKGLLPRMLLLWRNSFPRSNKELESEKARGDAFTWQVTLEGRAGALSVMHSFLLNCPDLLNEDITRRLLTPIESALAMLVNLASVLKSYGTQLKAPAAMVRLRLFETLTLLPANALEASYTHLLRMLVSEFTLSDNAANTTNSLLRTLCHGDDSIILGTWLQETNHRTIEDQMEPNRKVDGEHLQPNSAAGSGALEHDPCCLYRPSWSAQGNGSSSNSSSGTSTGGSNGGGGSNIQQISKAQQCPGPLPLGVAVIDMAVTLYGTIFPKVANKHRLQMLEHFTECIRQAKSSRQEAVQMNIFTALLCALKNLTDSKTSLGQEDVRKSATALVVASLTSANSTIRCAAGEALGRLAQVVGDSHFTAELAQNSFDKLKSARDVVTRTGHSHALGCLHRYVGGMGSSQHLSTSVSILLALGQDSASPVVQAWSLYALAQIADSGGPMFRGYVEATLTLCLKLLLTVPHAHVDVHQCVGRVVNALITTVGPELQGGGGAVASMRGSFLCSAALLQSHSDPLVQAEAIGCLQQLHLFASKSLQLEELVPTLVGMLACNYFILRKASVSCLRQLAHREAKEVCELALTINAEQLPDLVITEYGLPGLLFSLLDTETDAEMLRNIHDTLTSMLQMLAADNLSSWLSLCKNVLTVAVEGGLNDDPAAGEQSKSKEAGGEDDEEDEEEEYADDVTEYRAEENTSTHPAVQPRWPTRVFAAQCVRRIIASCEAASSVHFDLLQAKEQQLIRSRGDYLILHLAELIRMSFMAATSDSDQLRLEGLRTLQEIIDRFANVPEPEFPGHLLLEQFQAQVGAALRPAFAPDTPSHVTAAACEVCSAWIGSGVARDIGDLKRVHQLLVSSLDKLSSKTNSTQLYNESMATLEKLSILKAWAEVYIVAMIGNGKAPASLLNLQSQQSGLQSLTNLETDSDVPDSRGESLLGLVQPELHNLSTHWLSAMKDHALLLLPAEFQSQLPHDGGAFYTTDTINSSKPHYMTSWPPILYASALWLRDEGFARHLDTSEAAAESNNNQITHGSLSADRFHMIFGICMEALCSMRSSERPRNIVSCLRSLHSIFDSDWARRQLVKDRALTIELCHVLHRQILTRDELLVQLLCVEILKQTIRAAREDLERKRDDNANSEDGKGGERHGEDDSMQPGSSHVYAVLEVCLCLFVRQIPTMNPTRQGAGGSGLQLDFAYAKMATGSSFFSVLGDENGLLVASGLQCVEQLLDLCTPKGALAILPTVLYMTTSIVKEIANKSAIDSTILANTCAVKSALQCLRSVCVHKWAKVEETTEEWQQLLQSALATIVDLTKTAGDNDERKVDEVTMLLAITVFILHTPASVVATPSLQYPCINHFRQCLQSENLSVKLRCIETTRSIFARAELKTATPYIHALAPRIIESLYAESSKVPTSELELQVTLESIVTVEQLIDLSEPQNHIQMLTLLVPVLIGFLAEPSRLRTLPKYQRQLHDQALQWLLKIGPKYPQEFKTLMGQTPELRQKLEAAIRSQQQSINIAQKASEAQRNLLAKPQKPTIKLKTDFSNFQ comes from the exons ATGGAAAACTTAAACTTTGCACGCACGCCGCAATTTCTGCGCAAAGTTATCTCCGAGGCGCGCAG ATCGTTTATAAACAGCGACCATTTTTCCGCCTCATCCGCGAGGGGACGCTCGGAAACCGAGGAGGACGCCATATCCGAAATGGAGCTGGCCCACACTTTGACCCTTAATGAGGATGCTCTCAAGCAGTTGCCCGAACACAAGCGGCCTGTGTTCGAGTTGGAATGGTTGCGCTACTTAGAGAAGGCCCTGCCACTGGTGTCCAAAGCGGAGATCAAGGCGAGCCAGAAGAAGCTAGTGCAGCAGCTCTCTGAACGAATCCAGGGTGCTCCAGGTCCGCCGATTCGTAAGCTCATTGCTAGCGCGTTGGCCACGCTATTCTCCGTCGGTGACACCTTCATGCTTTTTGACACCGTCAACGCCTGCAATGACATCCTGAAGAACAAGGACGACTCGCCCAGCTACTTGCCCACCAAGCT TGCCGCCATCTGCGTGCTGGGCTCGATGTATGAGAAGCTGGGTAGGATGATGGGCCGCACCTACGAGGATACGGTGCAGATCCTTATTCGAACGCTTCGCAACGCTGAGTCGCAGGCGCGGATTGAGATCATGCACACGCTGGAGAAGGTGAGCGCTGGCATGGGCACCGCCATTGCCAACGTGCACAAAGATATTTACAAGGCGGCCAAGCATTGCCTGTTGGACCGAGTTATGGCTGTTCGAGTGGCTGCAGCCCGCTGCATTCTCAAAATGATATACAGTGCTCCATTCCTGTACCAGACGGAGCTGGAAAGCCTGGGAACATTGTGCTTCCGAGCCTTCGACGGCAGCAACTATGAAGTGCGATGTGCGGTAGCTCAGCTGCTGGGAACACTTCTGGCCTATACTCAACAACTGGCAGAAGCCGCAACAAGCAAAAAGAAACAGGGACAAGCGGTGGCTATACAAGCGGCCAAGGGAGCTACACAACGTTTGGTTTCCTTGGATGAGGCTCTGGGCATTCTGATGTCAGGTTTCCTTCGTGGTGGCGCCTCTTTCCTCAAGGGCACCGGAGAGATTATCAAAGGCAGCTCAGGAGTCAACCGTGAGGTTCGAGTTGGTGTAACGCATGCATATGTGGTTTTCGTGCAATTCATGGGCAGCGTTTGGTTGGAACGACAGTTAAGCACGTTTCTGGCTCACGTTTTGGATCTGGTGGCCAATCCAAAGGCAGCGTGCTCCCACGTGGATGCAGTTTATTCACGGAAATGCATCAGCTTTATACTCCGATCAACAATTGGCAAGATGCTAGGCGAAAAGGCGCAGAGCGCTGCCTGCAAGGAACTGGTCCATCTGGTAGCCAAACAGATGAACTCAATTGACTTTAATCCGGAGAACGCCAAGGATTCTAATCAAGAAACACTGTTCAGTCAGCACCTGCTGGTGTGTGCCCTTCAGGAATTGAGTTCCCTACTTATTGGATTAGGAACCACGGCACAGAACTTGTTGGGAGATCAATCCCTGCAAGCGATCGATGCCACCTGTGCCGTTTTGGTACATCCCTGCGCCGCTGCCCGTTTAGCTGCCGCTTGGTGCTTACGATGCGCTTGTGTGGCGGTTCCTGGGCAAATTACGCCACTGATTGATCGCTTTGTGGAGGCCATCGAGCAGATGCGATCCTCGCCAGAAGCAATGGCCGGATATAGCTGCGCTTTGGCGGCAATTTTGGGAAGCGTTCGGTACTCGCCTTTGGGCATACCCCACACAAAGGGAAAGGTTGTGTTCAACTGTGCGGAAGAACTGCTGCGATCTGCTTCCCAGAATAGCCGCATGTCGCTGCACCGTACCCAGGCCGGCTGGCTATTAATTGGAGCTATAATGACTTTGGGATCGCCGGTAGTAAAGGGCTTGCTGCCGCGGATGCTGCTACTGTGGCGGAACTCTTTCCCCCGGTCCAACAAAGAGCTTGAATCGGAAAAGGCGCGCGGCGATGCCTTCACCTGGCAGGTGACGCTAGAGGGCAGAGCTGGAGCTCTTTCTGTAATGCACAGCTTCTTGCTTAATTGCCCGGATCTGCTGAACGAAGACATAACCAGACGACTACTCACCCCCATCGAAAGCGCCCTGGCCATGCTGGTCAA CTTGGCATCTGTCCTGAAGAGCTATGGAACCCAGCTAAAGGCTCCGGCAGCTATGGTGCGGCTTCGTCTCTTTGAAACGCTGACTCTGCTGCCGGCTAATGCGCTAGAGGCCTCCTACACGCATCTTCTTCGCATGCTCGTCTCGGAGTTTACTCTTTCGGATAACGCGGCCAACACTACGAACTCATTGTTGCGGACGCTTTGTCATGGTGATGATTCGATCATATTGGGCACCTGGCTGCAGGAAACTAATCATCGCACCATTGAGGATCAG ATGGAGCCCAATCGCAAAGTCGATGGCGAGCAT CTGCAACCCAATAGCGCCGCGGGATCTGGAGCTTTAGAGCACGATCCATGCTGTCTGTACCGTCCCAGTTGGTCTGCCCAAGGCAATGGATCCAGTTCGAATAGTTCATCAGGAACATCTACTGGTGGAAGCAACGGCGGTGGAGGAAGCAACATCCAGCAGATCAGCAAGGCACAACAGTGTCCAGGACCATTGCCACTCGGAGTAGCAGTGATCGATATGGCAGTGACTCTGTATGGAACCATCTTTCCGAAAGTGGCAAACAAGCATAGGCTTCAAATGCTGGAGCACTTTACTGAGTGCATTCGCCAGGCCAAGAGCAGTCGCCAAGAAGCCGTCCAAATGAATATCTTTACGGCTCTGCTTTGCGCTCTAAAAAATCTGACAGATAGCAAGACAAGCCTTGGCCAGGAAGATGTTCGAAAGAGTGCCACGGCATTGGTAGTTGCTTCGTTGACGAGTGCCAACTCTACCATACGTTGTGCGGCTGGAGAGGCCTTGGGTCGATTAGCCCAGGTTGTGGGAGATTCTCATTTTACCGCGGAGTTGGCTCAAAATAGTTTTGATAAACTAAAATCCGCCAGAGATGTGGTCACAAGGACTGGACATTCACATGCACTGGGCTGCCTGCATCGCTATGTGGGTGGCATGGGCTCGTCGCAGCATCTGAGCACCAGTGTATCTATCCTTCTGGCCTTGGGTCAAGATAGTGCATCGCCAGTGGTACAGGCTTGGTCGCTGTATGCTCTAGCGCAGATTGCCGACTCTGGAGGACCAATGTTCCGCGGCTACGTGGAGGCAACTCTGACGCTGTGCCTGAAACTCCTACTTACCGTACCCCACGCTCATGTTGATGTACATCAGTGTGTGGGCCGCGTAGTCAATGCTTTGATCACCACCGTGGGACCGGAGTTGCAAGGAGGAGGCGGCGCAGTGGCCAGCATGAGAGGATCATTCCTCTGCTCAGCAGCCCTTCTTCAATCACACTCGGATCCTCTTGTGCAAGCTGAGGCTATTGGCTGCCTGCAGCAGCTACATCTTTTTGCCAGTAAATCTCTGCAACTAGAGGAGTTGGTACCCACGCTGGTTGGAATGCTAGCCTGTAACTATTTCATACTTCGCAAGGCCTCAGTTTCCTGTCTCCGGCAGTTGGCCCATCGGGAAGCTAAGGAAGTGTGTGAATTAGCTTTAACTATTAACGCCGAGCAACTTCCCGATTTGGTAATTACGGAGTATGGACTTCCAGGACTGCTTTTCTCACTGCTCGACACCGAAACGGATGCCGAGATGCTGAGAAACATTCACGATACACTTACATCAATGCTCCAAATGCTGGCTGCAGATAATCTCAGCTCCTGGTTGAGTCTTTGCAAGAATGTGTTAACCGTTGCTGTGGAAGGAGGACTAAATGATGATCCCGCTGCTGGGGAACAAAGCAAGAGCAAGGAGGCTGGTGGAGAAGATGATgaagaggacgaggaggaAGAGTATGCTGATGATGTAACAGAATATAGAGCAGAGGAGAACACATCCACCCATCCGGCAGTGCAGCCAAGGTGGCCCACTCGTGTTTTCGCTGCCCAGTGCGTACGACGTATCATAGCCAGCTGTGAGGCTGCCAGTTCAGTGCACTTTGATCTCCTGCAGGCTAAGGAACAGCAACTCATTCGTTCTCGTGGAGATTACCTTATCCTCCATTTGGCGGAACTTATTCGAATGTCCTTTATGGCCGCCACCTCGGACTCGGATCAATTGAGATTAGAAGGATTGCGCACTCTGCAAGAAATAATCGATCGATTCGCTAACGTTCCAGAACCGGAGTTCCCTGGTCACCTACTCTTGGAGCAGTTCCAGGCTCAGGTGGGAGCTGCTTTGCGTCCTGCTTTTGCGCCGGATACCCCTTCTCATGTGACGGCTGCTGCTTGTGAAGTTTGCTCAGCGTGGATTGGATCTGGAGTGGCTCGCGACATAGGGGATCTAAAAAGAGTTCACCAGCTGCTGGTCAGTTCCCTTGATAAGCTTTCCTCAAAAACCAACAGCACTCAGTTGTATAACGAATCCATGGCTACTTTGGAGAAGCTAAGCATCTTAAAGGCGTGGGCAGAGGTTTATATTGTGGCCATGATAGGAAATGGAAAGGCTCCGGCTTCCCTACTGAATCTCCAATCCCAACAGTCCGGCTTACAATCGTTAACCAATCTTGAAACGGACTCGGATGTTCCTGACAGTAGGGGTGAAAGTCTTTTAGGATTAGTGCAACCTGAGCTTCACAATCTTTCAACACACTGGCTGAGTGCTATGAAGGATCACGCATTGCTGCTTCTACCTGCGGAGTTCCAATCCCAACTACCACACGACGGAGGAGCCTTTTACACCACGGACACAATTAATTCGTCAAAACCACATTACATGACCAGTTGGCCGCCCATCCTCTATGCCTCCGCACTATGGTTAAGGGATGAAGGATTCGCCCGTCATCTAGACACGAGTGAAGCCGCAGCGGAATCCAACAATAATCAGATCACTCACGGATCTTTGTCAGCGGATCGCTTCCATATGATCTTCGGTATTTGCATGGAGGCACTCTGCAGCATGAGAAGCTCAGAAAGGCCGAGAAACATTGTGAGCTGCCTTCGCTCACTGCACAGCATCTTTGATTCTGATTGGGCTAGGAGACAGTTGGTCAAGGATCGGGCTTTAACCATTGAACTCTGTCATGTTCTACATCGTCAGATACTGACGAGAGATGAATTACTCGTACAACTTTTGTGCGTGGAAATTTTGAAGCAAACAATCCGCGCTGCTAGGGAAGATTTAGAAAGGAAACGGGACGATAATGCAAATTCTGAGGACGGAAAGGGTGGAGAGCGACATGGAGAAGATGATTCTATGCAGCCAGGAAGCTCGCATGTCTACGCCGTTCTGGAGGTTTGTCTTTGCCTATTTGTTCGCCAAATACCTACGATGAATCCCACGAGGCAGGGAGCTGGTGGGTCCGGCTTGCAGCTGGACTTTGCCTATGCCAAAATGGCCACTGGCTCGTCATTCTTCTCGGTGCTGGGCGATGAAAACGGCCTGCTAGTAGCCAGCGGACTGCAGTGCGTCGAACAGTTACTGGACTTGTGTACTCCCAAAGGTGCCCTTGCAATCCTGCCCACCGTCCTGTATATGACAACCAGTATCGTTAAGGAAATCGCCAACAAGTCGGCCATAGATAGTACTATCTTGGCAAATACTTGTGCTGTGAAGTCTGCCCTGCAGTGCTTGCGATCCGTTTGTGTCCACAAGTGGGCTAAAGTAGAGGAGACAACCGAGGAATGGCAACAGTTACTTCAAAGTGCCCTGGCCACCATTGTGGATCTCACCAAAACGGCAGGCGATAACGACGAAAGGAAAGTCGACGAGGTCACTATGCTGCTGGCCATCACTGTTTTCATCCTACATACGCCCGCCTCCGTTGTGGCTACCCCTTCATTGCAATATCCCTGCATTAATCACTTCCGGCAGTGCCTGCAGTCGGAGAACCTCTCCGTGAAGCTGCGCTGCATCGAGACCACTCGATCGATCTTCGCTCGGGCCGAATTGAAGACGGCAACACCCTACATCCACGCACTCGCGCCTAGGATAATCGAATCGTTGTATGCGGAGTCCAGCAAGGTGCCCACAAGCGAACTGGAGCTACAGGTCACCCTGGAGAGCATCGTTACCGTGGAACAGCTTATAGACTTGTCGGAGCCGCAAAACC